One Hemitrygon akajei chromosome 30, sHemAka1.3, whole genome shotgun sequence genomic window, aaatgctggaggatctccgcgggttagacagcatctatggagaggaataaagagtaaaCGTTTCAGGCTGCGACccatcatcaagactggaaaagtaTTTGTCAGACAAATTATTAGCTTCCAGTGCATCAAAGCTTTCTAAAACATCAGTAAAAGTTCCCCTGTAAAATATGAACAGATTTCTGAAATTTCAGTGATATTAGTAATGATTTTGGATAAAGTGGATTCTCTTTTCCATGGGATGTCATTGGTTCTTGGCAGATTGGGCTCATCTCTGCTGTATCTTGTTTCAGTCCAGAGTGAAGGGTGTCGATCCAAAATGCCGACTGTCTACTTCccaccatagatactgcctgacgtgATGATTTTCCCCCGacagtgtgtgtgttgctccagattccaaaatCTGCAGTGCCGTGTGTCTCTGTAATCTGATTCCGTCCGATGTTTGTTTGATCAAACAGATCTTTATTTGGTAGTGTTATCAAAAGAAATGGATCCAAACCAAATAAATGGAGTCTGAAATACACATCAGCCTTGTTGTAATTAAATGTAAATACTCAGTGATAGGTgtcggaatgcactgcctggtacggCAGATACATCAGAGACTTTCAATAGACATTTACATGAATGTGTGAGAAATGGAagggtatggacattgtgtatgcagagggGATTATTTAggatggccatttgattactaatttaattggatcagcacaacactgtgggccgaaaggcctgttcctgcgcTATGATGTTTCTATGTTCTTAAATGCTGGGCTGACAATCCTTTTCCTGTTATTCGTACTTAACATAATTCAGAGTAATTAGCCAGCATCTGTGGCTGAACAGTTAATATCTGTGTTTACTAACATTATACTGGGGGCTTCCAGATAGCTTGACTGACACCCATCCTTCAGACAACACCAACAATCAATTGTTTTCTCTCTGTGCCACCTTGCTATGTGCAAgaaacgaagggtctcagcccgaaacgtcgacagtgcttctccttatagatgctgcctggcctgctgtgttccaccagcattttgtgtgtgttgcttgaatttccagcatctgcagatttccttgtgtttgcaaaaAAATCAATGGCTGCTCTGACACTTTGAAAGCAGCTTGAGATATCCTGAGGAAAAGTCAGGCAAACTCGGAGTGGAAGTTTGTTGCACTAACATTCTGCTGCTTCCATTCAGATTCTGAAGattttgaaaggaaagattatcGTGGGCCACGATCCCAGGCCTGACTTCTACGTACTGAAAATGGACATTTCAAACTACGCCACACGGGACACCTCAACGTGCAAGTTACTGATCGCAAGAGCAAACCTGAAAACCGACAGACGTGCCTCGTTAAAGGTTCTCTGCCAGAAACTGCTGGGGCAAAGAATACAGGTACAGAGTTGGTTTGCAAAGTCACATGAAACTTCTTTTCCTCTGTATTGCTTCACCTTCTATTCCATCCATTGTATTCCAAAGACagaaacaactaatgtgcagaagacaacaaactgcaaatacaaaataatattaataataatacataagtaacaaataaggagaacatgagttgtaggctcctcatatgataagccattcaatccccgaatcatttttgtgaacctcctttgaaccctctccaatgtcaacatgcCCTCTCTTAGGTAAGGGGCATTAATGATGACGAGTAGGTACATGAGTAGGGAAGATTTAAAGCAATACAAACTGATCATGAGGGAATGGGATTACCTCAAAGAGATGACTTTGTGGGCCTGGGCGAGTTGGGCCAAGGGGCTGGTTTCCATGTTGTGTCACTCTGGCTCTACAACAGCGCCGACGTATGATGGAATCCTGGCCTTTACACAGGATGTCTCAATAGCCACACATCTGGCACAAACGGAAGAGCTACTTCCTCACAGTTCTGATAACCTAATTAATCATGACCTCGGCTACCGTCAATCTGGGGTTTGCCTGTTCTTCCTTTAACCAGCTGGGTTCCTCTAAATACTTCCTCCCCACAATCCTAAGATATGAAGGTTAGACGGCCACTGTAACTTCCACCTAGTTGCTTGCAAATTCATAACACCACAATGTAGATgcagattaggccattcggcccaataaGTCtgatctgccttttgatcatggctgatttattttccctctccacctcattctcctatcttcaccctgtaacctttgatacccttaccaatcaagaatgtatcaacttctgcttgaaatctacccaatgacttgatgcccacaactgcctgtggcaatgaattccactgatttattaccctccagctaaggaaattcctcatcatctctgttctaaagggatgtcctcgtATTCTGAGGCATTTCAATCTTTGTTAGGTTTtgatgagatctcccctcatccttctgcataccagtgagtacaggcccagagccatcagtcggtcctcatatggtaaccttttcattcctgaaatcattcttgtgaatctcttctgaaccaatggcagcacatcctttcttagataaggggcccagaactgctcacaatactccaagtgacaccttataaagcaggggtgtcaaactcattttaggtcacgggccagattgagcaaaatgaagcttcatgcgggccggatcagtcggacgcgtgcgaacgcagctttcgttgcctccgttttttcagcctgctctcatgtgtctcagtctctgctataactacaaagtgtttcactttacaaattccgtttcttatgaagaagactgccgaataaacactaaaaaccctgaaaacctggtacctgaataaactcagcattagccatatcatacgccataggcgcttcgattactggggccagctttaatagtaattagatattatctcgcgggccaaagataattccaccacgggccggatttggcccgcgggccttgagtttgacatatatgttataAAGCATCAACTTTACATCctcccttttatattctagtcctctgcaAATGCATactcacattgcatttgccttctcacTACCAACACAAcctccaaattaacctttagggaaccctttGCAACTCGGATTTTTGAATTAAAACagcctatgcttttatttcttcctccAAAATACATGACCATGCAATTCCtggcactatattccatctgccacttgcttgcccattctcctaatctgtctatgttcctctgcagtctccctgctccttcaacactacctgcccctccacctgtcttcgtattGCGTAAACAAACTCATAACGTCATGCTGCATGGACGCTGGACCTTAACGTCTGAACCGACCATCAAGCTTTTATTCAGGAGAGTTTCGAAAAACGAGAGTGGATCTTATATAAACTATGACCAGGACTGGGTAAATTAGATGCAGGGAGGAGTTcctaatgatgaagactgattTGGATTGTTTTTTATCATCGCATGTTCCgagacagtgaaaagcttttgttttgcaTACTAGCCAGGCAGATCATACCATATTTCATTACATCAATGCAGTTATAGAGGAGGTGCAAGGCAGGTAGACAAAGTTAAGGACCAGGGAGTCACAGTGTAAGGATAAAGGAGtaagttcaacattcaaagtaaagtttattatcagagtacgtacatgtcaccacatacaaccctgagattcttttttctgcaggcatacttgtcaaatctatagaacagtaactgtaaacaggttcaacggacaacaaactgtgcaagtgcagatatttaaaaagcaataaataataatcatgaaataacaagataaaagggtCCTTaactgagtgtagttatctccttttgttcaaagagcctgatagttgaggggtagtaaccgaacttgaacctgctggtgtgagtcctgaggcagttgtacctcctacctgatggccacagcaagaaaagagcctgggctgggtagtgaggatctttggtgattgatgtaccatcaataactctcggagacgtgaggcgagatataggcttttcttggctggaagaaagaacaagcagcaattgaccaccactctacatcctggagactgaggccggggctgtgtctccaatcgcctttataccggggtacgtgggaggagccacggtcagtgggaggagccacaggagcagtcagcaggggggggcgtgtccagacaggtatatgtagttcaccacagtgatggacgctgcttttctacggcaacatttcatgtcaatgtgctcaatggtttggaGGGTTTTCCCGTGATGCACTGGGCCGAATCCATAaacttttgaaggattttccgctcaaaggcattggtgttcccaaaccaggctgtaatgcaacaaGTCAATACACTTCCAATCACacgtctgtagaagtttgccaaggtttttgatgacgtgcCAAACTCTCACAGACTCCTgtagaagtagaggtgctgtcgtgctttcttcgcaattataATTATATGATAGGTCCAGGCCAGATCCACTGAGGTAGTGAcattcaggaatttaaagttactggccCTGTCCACCTCGGATCCTTTGATGATTACtggctcttggatcgctggtttccctctcctgaagtctacaatcagttccatggtcttattgacattgagtgagaggctgttgttattacaccactcagccaaattttcagtttccctcttgtatgctgattcatcaccccctttgatacagcccacatcagtggtgtcatcaacaaacttgtatATAGTgttggaactgtacttagccacacagtcaaaggtgtgaagcgagtagagcagggggcaaagCACATATCCCAGTGgagctcctgtgctgatggagattgtggaggaaatgttttttccaatccaaactgactgggctcTACATGTGAGGAAATCCAAGATCCAATTGAAAAAGGGCGTATTGAGTCtcaggtcttgaagtttattgattagttttgaggggatgatggtgttaaatgctgagctgtattcgATAAAGAataccctgatgaagggtcgcgacccaaaacctcaactgttcactcttttccattgatactgcctgtcctgctgagttcctccagcattgtgtgtgttgcgtagAACAGAGAAATGTCTTCTCCCAGGGGATAGAGAATTTATGAAATTCTCTATCTCAAAATTTGATATTATTGTAGGGGGCGAGagaaatcaaaggatatggtgagaaatcAACAAGGTATCAAAGTAACAAAGAATCTGCTGGAGTATCTCAGCTGTCAGCTGGTCAATCAGTGCCTGTGGTTGAGACCGTGCCTCTgggctgagagtggagaggggagatgggcATTATAAAGTGGAATGGGGGAGAGGGCAAGTAGGTGTTTGGTGGAGCGAGGAGGGGGTGAAGGATGGTGATCCAGGTGGTGGGAGGTGGAAGACTGAGGCAGGTGAGTGATAGGCAAAAGCCGACGGAAAAGATTAAAGTGAAAAAATGTTGATTTTGGATGGTCTGCCATAATTATATTAAacggttcaaagttcaaaattcacagtagatacaaagaaacacaatggaatcaacgataaaatacacacaaaggcagacaaccaaggtgcaaaagatgGCATAGTgcccaaatacaaaaataaacaaaataattataataataaatagataatagtgagaacataaattgtagagtctttgaaagagagtccatatgttgtggagtcagttcagtgttgaggtgagtgaagttatccacactggttcaggagcctgatggttgaagggtaatagctgttcctgaacctgctggtgtgggacctgggtACCTCCTTCTCGAaggctgcagtgagaagagagcataacctggaTAGTGAAACCTGCTCTGGGGCCAAATCGTTTGCTAGTCCCCTTACTTCTATGTTTTTACAACGTGTCTCTGACTTTTCCAACACCATGTTCCTGACTGGTTCCTCCTTTCCTTCAACAGAACAGCTGCAGAGGACACTCGTCTGTGGAAGATGCAAATGCAGCGATGGAGCTCTTCAAACTTGTAGAGAGCATTTGGGAGCTTCAACTCACCAAGGGCCTCAAGGTGGCGATCATAGACCGATTTGAAGGACGTgacagatattaatgaataaaATAACACCAAAATAGGAATTCTGATTTTTGTATGCCAAATAAACAAGTAATTATGTCTGCTGTAAGCCAAGTTCACAAAGTTCATTTTTTTCCCTCACTTTTCCCAATATCACAAACTATTTGTTCTTTCCTGAAGTTCAGAGCAAGGACTCACCATACCAATGGCCTTTTGACCTGTGTGGCCCCCTAGAGTATTGGGCTGCTGGTAATGCAAGGAGTCACCCATTgcttcactttttattgtcatttcagccCATTTTACTGCCTGGTCCAGATCCAACTGCAAGGCTTGATCGCTTTCCTCATTGTCTGGAACTCCGACAATCTTGGTGTCACTGCAAATTTGCTGGCCCAGTTTACCATACCATCATTAtcatggatgacaaacaacaatgggctTTTCACTTGGTCTTTTTTCCAAAGGTGAAGGAACCAAATTTGGGATAtgtatccttccattccctgttACGTAGGCACGGAGCAAAATTGACAGTAGGGTAGTATAATGAAACATTTTTACCGAGTCATGCCAGCAACATTGGGCAACTTACAGTATGGAAGCGATGAGCCAGGTCCACAGAGACAAAAGCATACACACTTGAAAGCCCAGGCAAAAAAGAGAAAGCCTTCCACACGTAGGAGGCCCAATCAATTCACTGCACAATCAGTCAGCCTCACGCACACTTGCCGCATTCTCACGATCGATCTGGTACAGTTCACTCCCACTTTCATCATCTCAGGGATTTGGGACATTTGTTGGGAGCCTATGATTGTCCAGGGTGATCAGATAATTGATCCTGGAGTGGCAAGACCCTATAGACccggggttcccaatcttttttatgccatggaccaatactattaagcaaagggtcagtggaccccaggttgggaacccctgctatagaCTGTCTGGTGGGCTGTCACACAACTATACACCTGTAGTACATTGATTCATTGGGGTTTTAATGCATCTTTTGACTAGAGTTCTTGTTGGattccataaacacaagagattctgcagatgctggaaattcagagtaacgtacacaaaatgttggaggaacttagcaggtcaggcatcctctatgacatttcaggccaagacccttcatcaggacgaaacAGAGCAGAAAGGGGGAATGAAGGGACTCTTtgatcctctccatagatgctgcctgaccagctgagttcctccagcattttctttgatgggaatgtggggagcaTAAAACTCAATTAGTGTGAATGGATGTGTGATAGTCCTTGCGGACTCCGTCAGCTAAAGGACTATTTTTGAGCTGTATGACTACAAAATCACGTTTGAGTTAATAGTCCAACAATGAAGAATCTTCAGGGGACGATTCCAGGCTGCTAACTGAATGAATAGCTAGCACCATCCACTggagggtacaggaactgcaccCAGACACCATCAAACATCAGAGGGTAGGAACTTCACTGAACACTCAACCGATACAAAATTGCTTTATTCTGAGTGTATCAAGATGAAGGTAGCACTATAGTTCATCTCATTCTACCTCATAAAGATGTATTCTACACACAATGTGTAATTTTTAAGGGCCCACTGCCAATCCAAAACTGGTGCATCAGATTAGACATCAGTGGAGAAGACTAAAGATTAACTGAAAGGTAGACCATGAgttcatggaacatagaacaacactgcacaggaagaggccctttgacccactgtggtaaaccatgtatatctgtctggacatgcccctctgctgactgctcctgtggctcctcccacagacccctgaataaaggcgattgtgtcactgctcctcccactgtccaagacAGACATACAGTATGGCCGTGGatccattttgctgctaataaaagcccctcagtatttactctacttccagtcttttggagtaattgatagtgcatcacccACAGTGTCGTGCCAAACCAGTTGAAGAGTAAATCAAACATACCCAAAAACGAATCCCtcttacctacacaatgtccatatccctacatcttcctcatatccatgtgccaatctaaatgtttcttaaaaacctctaatgtagacaatagacaataggtgcagaagtagaccatttggcccttcgagcctgcaccgccattttgagatcatggctgatcaactactatcaatacccggttcctgccttgtccccatatcccttgattcccctatccataagatacctatctagctccttcttgaaagcatccagagaattggcctccactaccttccgaggcagtgcattccagacccccacaactctctgggagaagaagtttttccttaactctgtcctaaatgacctaccccttattctcaaaccatgccctctggtactggactctcccagcatctggaacatatttcctgcctctatcttgtccaatcccttaataatcttatatgttgcaatcagatcccctctcaatctccttaattccagcgtgtacaagcccagtctctctaacctctctgcgtaagacagtccagacatcccaggaattaacctcgtgaatctacgctgcacttcctctacagccaggatgtccttccttaaccctggagaccaaaattgtacacaatactccaggtgtggtctcaccagggctctgtacaaatgtaagaggatttccttgctcttgtactcaattccctttgtaataaaggccaacattccattagccttcttcactgcctgctgcacttgctcattcaccttcagtgactgatgaacaaggactcctagatctctttgtatttctcccttacctaactctacaccgttcagataataatctgccttcctgttcttactccaaggtggataacctcacacttattcacattaaacatcatctgccaagtatctgcccactcacccagcctatccaagtcaccctgaattctcctaacatcctcatcacatgtcactctgccacccagcttagtatcatcagcaaatttgctgatgttatcctcaatgccttcatctaaatcgttgacgtaaattgtaaacagctgtggtcccaataccgaaccctgtggcaccccactagtcaccacctgccattccgagaaacacccattcaccgctatcctttgctttctatctgccaaccagtatttgcctctaccatgaTACcggacagcacattccaggcatccaccaatctaagtaaaaaaacttacccccacatcccctttgaacctaccctctCTCACCCTCAATGCATGCCCTTCTGTATTAGACACTTCTActttgggaaacagatactctctgtctactctatctatgcttctcataatcttataaacctctctcagatctcccctcagcctctgctgctccagagaaaacaacccaagtttgtccagcttctcatgatagcacacaccctctaaaccaggcagcatcctggtaaaacttttctgcaccctctccaaagcctcagcgtCCTATAGTGGGGTGGCCAGAACGTTATGCAATCCTCTAGATGTggcctgaccagagttttataaagttgcaacataatctcttgacttttgaactcaaaccctcaaataataaaagcaagcattccataagcaaGACAAATAAACAGGAATGTGGAAGCAATTAAAAATGAGACAGAAAAAAAGGATTTAAAATATGTGTCATAATCAAGATTCACAGAGTTTTACGGCATAGTTGGTGTCATGTGACACGGGTGATCATGTCATAAGGGTGACATGGGTGATAAGACCGTGAttattcttgacaaatttttcagaagttgtttgccattgccttcttataggcaatatctttacaagatgggtaaccctagccattatcaatactgttcagggtttttctcctggagtcagtggtcacaCAAACCTGGACTGataagcaccagctgctcatacgaccctccactacctgctcccatggcttcacgcgaccctgatcggggtgggtggggttaagcagttgctacaccttgctcaagggtgtcCTGCTGGCTAGTAGAGgggaggagtgccttacacctcctttggtagaggcatGTCTTCGCACCGCTACCCATAACTCCCTTTACCAATCAAAAACCAACCGCATCCAAAATGCAGTTCATGATAATGTTGAGACTGTACTGATCATCCTTCACTGGCGTGATCCCACCTGGAGATTCCTTAGACAGGTACTGGACATGTCCAAAGGTGAGTGGGTAGTTACCACTCTGCAGGAGAGCAGGGGAAATGGGGTATCTCTGGCTAAGCTAACTCAAACCTCTTTGCTGCAAATTGGCACCATCGATTAGCTATTGCTGTCTCTACCTGTGTCTGTCAGGTTGCTGAGAAAAGGCAGTGAAGGAGCATAGACTACTTCATACAAACATCAAGTCAGTTATTCTTGCTGCCTTTGGTCTCCGCAGAGGCTGCCCTGTCCAAATGGCTCAAGGCCAAACTTTCACTGGTGTCACGTAAGAACAAGACGTACTGATCTTGCCCAAATCTCGTTGAATGTGCCTCCAAATTTCATGTGATACCACTTGCCAAGAAGTTATGCCAATTTGGCCAAGTTTAGTGAAACATAAATATTTAAATTGAAAGAGCTGTGATCTCTCTTCCATTGCTCAACCCTCAGAGTGTAGTCTGGTCTAGTGTTGGCTTTATAGTTATCACTGCTGTTGGTAAGGTCACATCTGGAGCATTccgttttggtcaccctgccacTGAAGCCTGAACAAGAGCAGCAAAGGCTTGTGAAGATATTGCCAAgatttgagggactgagttatagggagaggttgaggaGTCTGGTACTTTGTTCTGTGGAGCGGAAGATAATGAGGAGTGATCTAATAGtgttgcaaacaagagaaaatacgtagatgctggaaatccagagcaacacacacaaaatgctggaggacctcagcagtccaggcagcatctatggaaaagagtaaacagctgacgtttctggccgagacccttcatcaggactggaaagagaagtcagagtaagaaggtggaggaaggggaggacGAACAAGGTGGTtggagataggtgaaaccaggagaggcagaggatgtgaagtaaagagctcggaagttgattggtgaaagaaataaaagggctggaggagggggagtctgacaggagagtaTAAATGTCCATTGAAGAAGGGGAAGGTCAAGGAGCAACAGaaggaggtggtgggcaggttaggaaataaggtgagagagggaaacaggaatggggaatggtgaaggagaggagggtgTACCAATACCAGAAGttcagaaatcgatgttcatgccttcaggttggaggctatccagatgcaatataagatgttgttcctccagtctgagtttggcttcatcatggcagaagaggaggccatggacttacatgtcagaacaggaatggaaagtagaattgaaTTTGGTTGCTACcgggagattctgctttttctAATCTAAAAATGCTGTCTATAATCATGAGGGGGCATAGACAGCGCAAATGTATACAGTCTTTTTTCTGGGGTTGGGGAATTAGGACCGGAGggcgtaggtttaaggtgaaaagcAAGTGATTTAACGAGGGCCTAAGGGGCAACCCTTTCACCTAGAGGATGTCCAGTTTATGGGACGATTTGCCACAGGAAGTGGCTGAgggaggtacaataacaacatttatgGGGAACTTGGACTGGTAAATGAGGTACacgaggaaagatttaaaataaCAAAggaagattacctttatttggcctatgtacatcaaaacatagagtaaAAAGCATCGTTTGGTCAAatgaaatcagcaaggattgtactAGTCAGCACACACGTGTCATCATGCTTCCAACATCAACTTtgcatgcctacaacttactaaccttaaccacacaactttgagatgtgggaggaaactgcaggacCCAAGGAAACCCATCCAGTCACACAGAgagtgtacaagctccttacacacAGTGGCAAGAATTGATTCCCCTTTTTACAGATACCATGCTGTGTTAGTCATAGAGTGATaggaaagtacaacacagaagcaggacggtaggcctatctagtccatgccaaaccaattAATCTGCCAACTCTCAACAACCTGCAAAGGGACCATAGCTTTCCATCCCCCTACCATCTATgtaacttatccaaacttcttttaaatgttgagatCGAGCTTGcacgcaccacttgtgctggtagctcgttccacttTCATGACActccgagtgaagaagcttcccctcatgttcacactaaaatttcacctttccccctttacccatgacctctaattgtagtcccacccaaccccagtggaaaataacctgcttgtattcactcttcctatatacccctcataattttggatgCTTCCatcaaatctctcaatcttctactctccaaggaataaagtcctattcttgtcaatttttccttataactcgggtactccagacctggcaatatccttgtaaattttctctgtactctttcaacattgtttacatctttcctgtagatgggtgactaaaactgcacacaatcctccaaattaggcctcactaacatcttgtacaacttcaacataacattccaactcctgtactaacTGCAATGTTGCTGTGCTTCCCTTAGATTTAGtagaatatgggccaaatgcagaaaGATTGGACTGGCTAAGATAGACATCTTGGCAGGCATAGATTCATTGGGTCAAGGGTTTTTTTTCCATATTGTATGGGTCAAATCCACTGGTTTTAATCCACCAACCCCAGGCCCAGCACTCCTCAGCTCCTGACCCCTTTAGTGTTGTGTGGGACATTGACCCTAAAAGCCTTtatagatgtttcctatagtgcgggagtttagcaccagagggcacagcctcagaatagaaggaagtccctttggaacagagacaaGAAggtatttctttagtcagagggtggcaaatcagtagaattcattgccacatatggcTGTGATGGC contains:
- the LOC140718616 gene encoding interferon-stimulated gene 20 kDa protein-like, encoding MVDPSRYVAMDCEMVGLGRNGRDSGLARCSIVDYDGNVIYDKFIKPDGTITDYRTPVSGIRPSDMDTAVPYQIAREEILKILKGKIIVGHDPRPDFYVLKMDISNYATRDTSTCKLLIARANLKTDRRASLKVLCQKLLGQRIQNSCRGHSSVEDANAAMELFKLVESIWELQLTKGLKVAIIDRFEGRDRY